The Methanoculleus marisnigri JR1 genome window below encodes:
- a CDS encoding MFS transporter translates to MVTPFRPTRWTLLFLLLAAMMVLMGGAAVAPALPLISEAFPDEPEATISMIITLPALAIALTGFFVGELSDRIGKIPVLAVSVAIFSIAGCSGYFLTSLPAILAGRFILGIGIAGIICTTSALIVCYYDGISRTRVLGYQAAAMGMGVVVLETSGGYLAGISWRAAFLIYLVGVVILAGVLLTMREPARVNVEKTAGAPEETFPASLLLPAYATVFLGNLLFFLVPTKFPYLIANLDAARILGENFALTAGIFLGAMGCASSLVGLVYGRVAWRFHRYTLLTLCFACFGTGLCGLGFATSLPAVGVSVILVGLAQGILMPTILSWIAAITPKPFIGRASGGFSVAMNLGLFVSTLAMVPVIAVVATYGNLFLAFGSAAFALALPYLFSMVKRQFAPPGVAVDVKPGAE, encoded by the coding sequence ATGGTTACACCGTTCAGACCAACGAGATGGACGCTGCTTTTCCTCCTGCTTGCAGCCATGATGGTTCTCATGGGAGGAGCTGCAGTCGCGCCGGCTCTACCGTTGATCAGCGAAGCATTTCCCGATGAACCAGAAGCCACGATCTCCATGATCATTACACTTCCCGCGCTTGCGATAGCCCTCACCGGCTTTTTCGTCGGAGAACTCTCGGACAGGATCGGTAAAATACCGGTCCTTGCCGTCTCTGTTGCTATCTTCTCCATCGCGGGATGCTCCGGATATTTCCTCACCTCCTTACCCGCAATACTGGCCGGGAGGTTCATCCTCGGGATCGGCATCGCCGGGATCATCTGCACGACGTCCGCCCTGATCGTCTGTTATTACGATGGGATCTCCCGCACCAGGGTGCTCGGATACCAGGCGGCCGCAATGGGCATGGGAGTGGTGGTCCTCGAGACCAGCGGCGGTTATCTCGCAGGGATATCCTGGCGTGCGGCGTTTCTCATCTATCTGGTCGGTGTCGTCATTCTCGCGGGCGTTCTCCTGACGATGAGGGAACCCGCTCGCGTGAACGTCGAGAAGACGGCGGGAGCACCCGAAGAGACCTTCCCGGCCTCCCTCCTCCTCCCTGCATATGCAACCGTGTTCCTCGGGAACCTGCTCTTCTTCCTGGTGCCCACGAAGTTCCCCTATCTGATTGCGAATCTGGATGCAGCGCGGATCCTGGGCGAAAACTTCGCGCTTACCGCCGGGATATTCCTCGGAGCCATGGGCTGCGCCTCCTCGCTCGTGGGACTCGTTTACGGGAGAGTTGCCTGGAGGTTCCACCGGTATACCCTGCTCACCCTCTGCTTTGCCTGCTTCGGAACCGGTCTGTGCGGCCTCGGGTTTGCCACGTCGCTTCCCGCCGTCGGGGTCTCCGTGATCCTCGTCGGTCTGGCCCAGGGCATCCTGATGCCGACGATCCTGAGCTGGATCGCCGCGATCACGCCGAAACCGTTCATCGGCAGGGCAAGCGGCGGGTTCTCGGTGGCCATGAACCTCGGCCTGTTCGTCTCCACGCTTGCCATGGTGCCGGTCATCGCGGTTGTCGCGACCTACGGCAACCTCTTCCTGGCGTTCGGATCTGCGGCGTTTGCGCTCGCTCTGCCGTATCTTTTCTCGATGGTGAAACGGCAGTTTGCCCCGCCGGGGGTTGCCGTCGACGTGAAGCCCGGGGCGGAGTGA
- a CDS encoding DUF3303 domain-containing protein has product MQFIHIFTWEPGKTAEIMEARAREEIPEGVTLINEWVDLVGNMVFRLIETDDPVALMKVGFSWSDLGYREVHPVMESKEALTILRG; this is encoded by the coding sequence ATGCAGTTCATACACATATTCACCTGGGAGCCCGGGAAGACGGCCGAGATCATGGAGGCGCGGGCCAGGGAGGAGATTCCGGAAGGCGTGACCCTGATCAACGAGTGGGTCGACCTCGTAGGGAACATGGTCTTCCGGCTGATCGAGACCGACGACCCCGTCGCCCTCATGAAGGTCGGTTTTTCCTGGAGTGACCTCGGCTACAGAGAAGTGCATCCGGTCATGGAATCAAAAGAAGCGTTGACCATTCTCAGGGGCTGA
- a CDS encoding ABC transporter substrate-binding protein encodes MNRWYLLTFLLLLAVPASAAEGIPGDADADGTLARAEYASAALAYLDAAYMDGAGDLDRDDIRDAAWVYARWDGKPREVTDSTGRTVTLYRPLRRVVTFSGESLETLRSLGFDMDKVVAVDKYSHEKETFFPECRDKANVGSIWSPDMEKVLILRPDTVILYATISTAACDDIQKRLEASSPGIRVLRFDCFKPATYAGEIRTIASIVDEPERGEEFASFYGSTMDRIRDGTAGIPDDEKTRVYFEYWFDYTTVAASAGYNEKTELAGGKNPFATGTTEYPVVDPEAIIVADPEVVVKLAGQGLAVGGYAGHDPEALAAIRSALLERPGWSRISAVKDDRVHVIHSDILGGAQHFIGTAYLAKWFYPDRFADLDPHAIHQRYLTGFQGIDFDLASQGTFVYP; translated from the coding sequence ATGAACCGGTGGTACCTCCTCACCTTCCTCCTGCTCCTCGCCGTCCCGGCATCGGCGGCAGAGGGCATCCCGGGGGACGCCGACGCCGACGGGACGCTCGCCCGTGCCGAGTACGCCTCGGCGGCCCTCGCCTACCTCGACGCCGCTTACATGGACGGCGCCGGCGACCTCGACCGGGACGACATCCGCGACGCCGCCTGGGTCTACGCCCGCTGGGACGGGAAACCCCGCGAGGTCACCGACTCCACGGGGAGAACGGTGACGCTCTACCGCCCCCTGCGCCGGGTGGTGACCTTCAGCGGCGAGTCCCTCGAGACCCTGCGGTCGCTCGGGTTCGATATGGACAAAGTCGTCGCCGTCGACAAGTACAGCCACGAGAAGGAGACCTTCTTCCCCGAGTGCCGGGATAAGGCGAACGTCGGGTCGATCTGGTCTCCCGACATGGAGAAGGTTCTCATCCTCAGGCCGGACACAGTCATCCTCTACGCGACGATCAGCACCGCGGCCTGCGACGACATCCAGAAGAGGCTCGAGGCGAGCAGCCCCGGGATCCGGGTGCTGCGGTTCGACTGCTTCAAGCCCGCCACCTACGCGGGCGAGATCCGCACGATCGCCTCGATCGTCGACGAACCCGAACGGGGAGAGGAGTTCGCCTCCTTCTACGGCTCGACGATGGACCGGATCCGGGACGGCACGGCGGGGATCCCGGACGATGAGAAGACCCGGGTCTACTTCGAGTACTGGTTCGACTACACGACCGTTGCCGCCAGTGCGGGCTACAACGAGAAGACCGAACTCGCCGGCGGGAAGAACCCCTTCGCCACCGGGACGACCGAGTATCCCGTCGTCGACCCCGAGGCGATCATCGTCGCGGACCCGGAAGTCGTCGTCAAACTGGCCGGGCAGGGCCTGGCCGTCGGCGGCTACGCGGGACACGATCCCGAAGCGCTCGCCGCGATCAGGTCCGCGCTGCTCGAGCGGCCCGGGTGGTCGAGGATCTCCGCGGTGAAGGACGACCGCGTCCACGTCATCCACTCCGACATCCTCGGCGGCGCCCAGCACTTCATCGGGACGGCCTACCTCGCGAAGTGGTTCTACCCCGACCGGTTCGCCGACCTCGACCCGCACGCTATCCACCAGCGCTACCTCACCGGGTTCCAGGGGATCGACTTCGACCTCGCATCCCAGGGGACGTTCGTCTACCCGTGA
- a CDS encoding M13 family metallopeptidase, whose protein sequence is MKYILLTILLIVCLACAGCADPAGTAVPGDVSQSPGSGFALNESVHPGDDFYAYVNDAWIAEHPIPADKQYYAVFTGMRDGVDNDLRALLEDAADAPESADRNATLLGTFYRSGMDTGTIDREGLDGLSDLLAAIDAIDSRGDLTETTIVLLEQGFPPVYFYGAGTNPENSSEMIPCLYQGGIGLPDRDYYFRNDAGSPGLRDAYREHIARVLVLAGRSPEEAAADAKTVYAMEAALAAAHLGREENRDPQKTANIHTLAELEERYPAVGWGTLAAIPGSGSVGRVHVYQPGYVEELDSLLATAPLDDWKVYLRYRLIDQASPYLGASFEEEHFAFYETTLYGVPEMKPRWQRVVAAESEFLGDLVGRAYVTGYVDPRTRGMVSGMVVAIRETFDARMADLTWMSEPTKAAAREKLAAMGEKIAYPDRWTDYSGLNLSDSYVENVRAAKAHAFIHGPEGLERVGGPVDPGTWFITPQTVNAYYDPTRNEMVFPAAVLQPPIFDPDRDPAFNYAILGWLIGHEMTHGFDDQGRQYDKDGNLKDWWTEEDAANFNDRTALLVAEYNAFEALPGLYVNGNLTLGENIADFGGLTMAYHAWKKAENGSADPAADRKFFLAAPCLWRVNDRGDSLRNLVLADPHSPEKFRVNGVLFNIPEF, encoded by the coding sequence GTGAAATACATTCTTCTGACCATTCTCCTGATCGTATGCCTCGCCTGCGCCGGATGCGCCGACCCGGCCGGGACAGCGGTTCCCGGCGATGTATCGCAGTCGCCCGGGAGTGGATTCGCCCTCAACGAGTCCGTCCATCCGGGCGACGACTTCTATGCCTACGTGAACGATGCATGGATAGCGGAACACCCTATCCCGGCAGATAAGCAGTACTACGCAGTATTCACCGGGATGAGGGACGGGGTGGATAACGACCTCCGTGCTCTCCTCGAGGATGCGGCCGACGCGCCGGAGAGTGCCGATCGGAACGCCACCCTCCTCGGAACGTTCTACCGGTCGGGCATGGATACCGGGACGATCGACCGGGAAGGGCTCGACGGTCTCTCCGATCTCCTCGCGGCGATCGACGCGATCGATTCCCGTGGCGATCTGACCGAAACCACGATCGTTCTCCTGGAACAGGGTTTCCCGCCGGTCTACTTCTACGGGGCCGGGACCAACCCCGAGAACAGCAGCGAGATGATCCCGTGCCTTTACCAGGGCGGGATCGGGCTGCCCGACCGGGACTATTACTTCCGGAACGATGCGGGAAGCCCTGGGCTCCGGGATGCCTACCGTGAGCACATAGCCCGGGTGCTGGTGCTCGCCGGCAGGTCCCCCGAAGAGGCGGCCGCCGACGCAAAGACCGTCTATGCCATGGAAGCGGCCCTTGCCGCGGCCCACCTCGGCCGGGAGGAGAATCGCGATCCCCAGAAGACCGCGAACATCCATACTCTCGCCGAACTCGAAGAACGGTACCCCGCCGTCGGGTGGGGGACTCTCGCCGCCATCCCGGGTTCCGGGTCGGTCGGCAGGGTGCATGTCTACCAGCCGGGATACGTAGAGGAACTTGACTCCCTGCTCGCGACCGCGCCGCTCGACGACTGGAAGGTCTACCTGCGCTACCGGCTGATCGATCAGGCGTCTCCCTATCTTGGGGCATCGTTCGAGGAGGAGCACTTCGCCTTCTACGAGACGACGCTCTATGGTGTCCCGGAGATGAAGCCCCGGTGGCAGCGCGTCGTGGCGGCGGAGAGCGAGTTCCTCGGCGATCTGGTCGGCCGGGCATACGTCACCGGATACGTGGACCCCCGGACACGCGGGATGGTGTCGGGGATGGTCGTTGCCATCCGGGAGACCTTTGATGCGCGAATGGCAGACCTCACCTGGATGAGCGAGCCGACAAAAGCCGCGGCCCGCGAGAAACTTGCCGCCATGGGGGAGAAGATCGCGTATCCCGACCGGTGGACGGACTACTCCGGGCTGAACCTCTCGGATTCGTATGTGGAGAACGTCCGCGCCGCAAAAGCGCACGCCTTCATCCACGGCCCCGAAGGGCTTGAGAGGGTCGGCGGGCCGGTCGACCCGGGCACCTGGTTCATCACCCCGCAGACGGTGAACGCCTATTACGACCCGACCAGAAACGAGATGGTCTTCCCCGCGGCCGTCCTCCAGCCGCCCATCTTCGACCCCGACAGAGACCCTGCCTTCAACTACGCCATCCTCGGCTGGTTGATCGGGCACGAGATGACGCACGGCTTCGACGACCAGGGAAGACAGTACGATAAAGACGGGAACCTGAAGGACTGGTGGACTGAGGAGGACGCCGCGAACTTCAACGACCGGACGGCCCTGCTCGTCGCCGAGTACAACGCGTTCGAGGCGCTCCCCGGCCTTTACGTCAACGGCAACCTCACTCTCGGGGAGAACATCGCCGACTTCGGGGGTCTGACCATGGCCTACCACGCGTGGAAGAAGGCGGAGAACGGGTCGGCCGACCCCGCCGCCGACCGGAAGTTCTTCCTCGCGGCCCCGTGCCTCTGGCGGGTGAACGACCGGGGGGACTCGCTCCGGAACCTGGTGCTGGCCGATCCGCACTCACCGGAGAAGTTCCGGGTGAACGGCGTCCTGTTCAACATCCCGGAGTTCTAA
- a CDS encoding alpha/beta hydrolase family protein: MKPGRTLITTITLFIAILSVVFAGCSATGEQSPVSPPATPVAAQASDCPALVFTDREFAFELQRTLGASYSGEADIGECLATASRIREGDFESWYGEWKATADNFRAAGDESLAAGHRVTAMEAYYRAATYYRTAEFFLHGNATDPRIVETWGMSREMFRNALALDAVPYEIVAIPYENTTLPGYFYAVDDSGEPRPLLIVQTGFDGCQEELHPYAMEGIRRGYNVLTFEGPGQGEVIRVQQIPFRHDWEKVIGPVVDYAVSRPDVDEGRIALWGISLGGYLAPRGAAYEPRIAALVADGGTYDVGQTLLANLEAGGAGNLTEDELREWLQTDPVEFNDAIRDVMAHDTGTRWLNENGMFVFDVGSPAEFWAKWMEFSLAGVAEEIRCPTLVCAGAADHFDPDGVQAKALYDHLTCERELMVFSDDYGAGSHCQLGAFAQSFGAKFDWLDDRMGMAGTSPGDHGEGVSNPSPAR, encoded by the coding sequence GTGAAACCCGGCAGAACCCTGATAACCACGATCACCCTTTTCATCGCAATCCTCTCCGTCGTCTTCGCGGGCTGCAGCGCGACGGGCGAGCAGTCGCCAGTATCGCCTCCCGCCACGCCGGTTGCCGCACAGGCCTCCGACTGCCCGGCGCTCGTGTTTACGGATCGGGAGTTTGCGTTCGAACTCCAGCGGACACTCGGCGCCTCGTATTCGGGAGAGGCCGATATCGGCGAGTGCCTTGCCACTGCGTCCAGGATCAGGGAAGGGGACTTCGAGAGCTGGTATGGCGAGTGGAAAGCGACCGCAGACAACTTCAGGGCGGCGGGCGACGAGAGTCTCGCCGCCGGGCACAGGGTCACCGCAATGGAAGCGTACTACCGGGCCGCGACGTATTACCGCACGGCCGAGTTCTTCCTGCACGGCAACGCCACCGACCCCCGCATCGTGGAGACGTGGGGGATGAGCCGGGAAATGTTCCGCAACGCGCTCGCGCTCGACGCCGTCCCCTACGAGATCGTCGCCATCCCGTACGAGAATACCACGCTGCCGGGCTACTTCTATGCGGTCGACGACTCCGGCGAACCCCGGCCGCTGCTCATCGTCCAGACCGGCTTCGACGGCTGCCAGGAGGAACTCCACCCGTACGCGATGGAGGGGATCCGGCGCGGATACAACGTCCTGACGTTCGAGGGGCCGGGCCAGGGCGAAGTGATACGGGTTCAGCAGATCCCGTTCCGCCACGACTGGGAGAAGGTGATCGGGCCCGTCGTGGACTACGCGGTGAGCCGGCCCGACGTCGACGAAGGTCGGATTGCGCTCTGGGGGATCTCGCTCGGGGGCTACCTCGCTCCCCGCGGTGCCGCATACGAGCCCCGGATCGCGGCGCTGGTCGCGGACGGGGGCACCTACGATGTCGGACAGACGCTCCTCGCGAACCTGGAGGCCGGCGGGGCAGGGAACCTGACGGAAGACGAACTCCGGGAGTGGCTGCAGACGGATCCGGTCGAGTTCAACGACGCCATCCGCGACGTCATGGCCCACGATACCGGCACCCGATGGCTGAACGAGAACGGGATGTTCGTCTTTGATGTCGGGTCGCCGGCGGAGTTCTGGGCGAAGTGGATGGAATTTTCGCTCGCCGGGGTTGCCGAAGAGATACGCTGCCCCACGCTGGTCTGTGCCGGTGCGGCCGACCACTTCGACCCGGACGGGGTGCAGGCGAAGGCGCTCTACGACCACCTCACCTGCGAGCGGGAACTTATGGTCTTCTCCGACGACTACGGTGCCGGGTCGCACTGCCAGCTCGGGGCGTTCGCGCAATCGTTCGGCGCCAAGTTCGACTGGCTCGACGATAGGATGGGGATGGCGGGGACTTCTCCCGGCGATCACGGGGAAGGCGTCTCGAACCCCTCTCCTGCAAGATAA
- a CDS encoding FecCD family ABC transporter permease has product MEQHVIIQEGYTRLKKTRALFIGGLLAGLVILIGIAVTLGSAGLTVGESYLAILAGLFPGVFSAPDLATTIVWDFRLHRVLFAVCAGFGLAVAGSVMQGILRNPLASPFTLGIASAAATGASIAIVLGAGVVGGEYLVIGNAFLFSLLAALAIYGMARYRGIGSETMVLAGIALMYLFSAVTSLLQYVGSAEQLQAVVFWMFGSVDKSTWPKLGIVALVLACTIPYLLYRAWDLNALAEGDEVAASLGVPVERSMTVLMMIASLITAVIICFTGTIGFIGLVAPHITRMAIGSDFRTLLPASGLVGALLLLSADSIARSVLAPQVLPVGIVTAFLGVPFFIYLFLHRRSA; this is encoded by the coding sequence ATGGAACAGCACGTCATCATCCAGGAGGGGTATACCCGGCTGAAGAAGACCCGCGCCCTCTTCATCGGCGGTCTTCTTGCCGGCCTCGTCATCCTCATCGGCATCGCGGTCACGCTCGGGTCGGCCGGCCTCACCGTGGGTGAGTCCTACCTCGCGATCCTGGCCGGCCTCTTCCCCGGGGTATTCAGCGCACCCGACCTCGCGACGACCATCGTCTGGGACTTCCGGCTCCACCGGGTGCTCTTCGCGGTCTGTGCCGGGTTCGGGCTCGCGGTGGCGGGCTCTGTCATGCAGGGGATCCTCAGAAACCCGCTCGCAAGCCCCTTCACCCTCGGGATCGCCTCGGCGGCCGCCACCGGCGCCTCGATCGCCATCGTCCTCGGCGCCGGGGTCGTCGGCGGGGAGTACCTCGTCATCGGCAACGCCTTCCTCTTCTCTCTGCTGGCGGCGCTCGCCATCTACGGGATGGCCCGCTACCGGGGCATCGGTTCCGAGACGATGGTGCTTGCCGGCATCGCGCTCATGTACCTCTTCTCGGCGGTGACGTCGCTGCTGCAGTACGTCGGCAGCGCCGAGCAGCTCCAGGCGGTGGTCTTCTGGATGTTCGGCTCGGTGGACAAATCCACCTGGCCGAAACTCGGCATCGTCGCCCTCGTCCTCGCCTGCACCATACCCTACCTCCTCTACCGCGCCTGGGACTTAAACGCCCTCGCGGAAGGAGATGAGGTGGCCGCCAGCCTCGGGGTTCCCGTCGAGCGGTCGATGACCGTCCTGATGATGATCGCCTCCCTGATCACCGCGGTGATCATCTGTTTCACCGGGACGATCGGGTTTATCGGGCTCGTCGCCCCGCACATCACCCGCATGGCCATCGGCAGCGATTTCCGCACGCTTCTTCCCGCTTCGGGCCTCGTGGGGGCTCTCCTCCTTCTTTCTGCCGACAGCATCGCACGCAGCGTCCTTGCTCCGCAGGTCCTTCCCGTCGGGATCGTGACCGCGTTCCTCGGGGTGCCGTTCTTCATCTACCTCTTCCTGCACCGGAGGAGTGCCTGA
- a CDS encoding PRC-barrel domain-containing protein, with translation MEMKKMQERSEVILERRTRTAGEEWFMSADDILDKNVINPQGDDLGEISDMRIGFPDGKVKYLVLRYGGVLGMAAKRFAVPPEAVIYRPGDDNFVVNIDKQRLDDEPGFDEDLWPREADYSLIQSAGTMTPPTREEAEAMKREEPPPSEVITTERVETRPRRR, from the coding sequence ATGGAGATGAAGAAGATGCAGGAGAGATCGGAGGTTATCCTGGAACGCAGGACGCGGACGGCCGGCGAAGAGTGGTTCATGTCGGCCGACGACATCCTGGATAAAAACGTGATCAACCCGCAGGGAGACGATCTGGGGGAGATCTCGGATATGCGGATCGGCTTCCCCGATGGCAAGGTGAAGTACCTGGTGCTCAGGTACGGCGGCGTGCTCGGCATGGCGGCAAAGAGGTTCGCCGTCCCGCCCGAAGCCGTGATCTACCGCCCCGGGGACGACAACTTTGTCGTGAACATCGACAAGCAGCGGCTGGACGACGAGCCGGGCTTCGACGAAGACCTCTGGCCCCGGGAAGCGGACTACAGCCTGATCCAGTCAGCCGGAACCATGACCCCGCCGACCCGTGAGGAGGCGGAAGCCATGAAGCGGGAGGAGCCCCCGCCGTCCGAGGTCATCACGACGGAGCGGGTCGAGACGCGGCCCAGGCGGAGGTAA
- a CDS encoding chloride channel protein, which produces MPAPADGPAPPEERICVEPGSREGTPNLRQVALIAVIAILFTVAYLALYGLLNNVVWSQNNFVQANPWAVPAGVLAFSLLVGLCRRYLHAPDVIHGGFAESLRGGGEKPNYRTFPGALLSSLFSLLSGASIGPEGTITVLIGYVSSYVRDRLRIGSPGAALGFDVAALASAFNGIVGNVLFTGVFATEFQIGGNRNAFRFLTWNLLAGTVGYLFYLLLGLPSFARSIPFEPIGELHPGYILCAIALGILGSLLAVFAGGAMQAAGTVMDRIFGDAPVARVLAAGAVIACVGYFIPEVLFSGEAQIHGIIADPARLGVGMLLGVAVLKILLLALSFKSGYIGGPLFPIIFSSTLIGLALNLAFPGIPLGIFVLCIEVAALTLALGAPLTSILLVAVVGTADQYTVVLLVISAVTAMVIAAAVKERMGGQP; this is translated from the coding sequence ATGCCAGCACCTGCAGACGGTCCGGCGCCGCCGGAAGAGCGGATCTGCGTTGAGCCCGGTAGCCGGGAAGGAACCCCAAACCTCCGGCAGGTCGCCCTCATCGCCGTAATCGCGATCCTCTTTACGGTCGCCTACCTCGCCCTCTACGGACTGCTCAACAACGTCGTCTGGTCTCAGAACAACTTCGTGCAGGCCAACCCCTGGGCGGTTCCGGCAGGCGTCCTCGCCTTCTCGCTGCTCGTCGGCCTCTGCCGCAGGTATCTGCACGCACCCGACGTGATCCATGGCGGGTTCGCCGAATCGCTCAGAGGCGGAGGCGAGAAACCCAACTACCGGACGTTTCCCGGTGCCCTCCTCTCGTCGCTCTTCTCGCTTCTCTCCGGGGCAAGCATCGGGCCGGAAGGAACAATCACCGTTCTCATCGGTTACGTCTCCTCGTACGTCCGCGACCGGCTCAGGATCGGGTCCCCCGGGGCCGCGCTCGGGTTCGACGTCGCCGCTCTGGCATCGGCGTTCAACGGGATCGTCGGCAACGTGCTCTTTACCGGGGTCTTCGCCACCGAGTTCCAGATCGGCGGAAACAGGAACGCCTTCCGGTTCCTCACCTGGAACCTGCTCGCCGGCACCGTCGGTTACCTCTTCTACCTGCTCCTCGGGCTCCCCTCCTTTGCGCGGAGCATCCCGTTCGAGCCGATCGGCGAGCTGCATCCCGGCTACATCCTCTGCGCGATCGCCCTCGGGATCCTCGGATCGCTGCTTGCGGTATTTGCAGGAGGCGCCATGCAGGCCGCCGGGACGGTCATGGACCGGATATTCGGCGACGCGCCCGTCGCCCGCGTCCTCGCCGCCGGGGCGGTCATCGCCTGCGTCGGCTACTTCATCCCGGAGGTGCTCTTCTCCGGGGAGGCCCAGATCCACGGGATCATCGCCGACCCGGCCCGGCTCGGGGTCGGGATGCTGCTCGGCGTAGCGGTCTTGAAGATCCTCCTGCTCGCGCTCTCGTTCAAGAGCGGGTATATCGGCGGCCCCCTCTTTCCCATCATCTTCTCGTCCACCCTGATCGGGCTCGCCTTAAACCTCGCCTTCCCGGGCATCCCGCTCGGCATCTTCGTGCTCTGCATCGAGGTCGCGGCCCTCACCCTCGCCCTCGGGGCGCCCCTGACCTCCATCCTCCTGGTCGCGGTCGTGGGCACGGCCGACCAGTACACGGTCGTGCTCCTCGTGATCTCCGCCGTCACCGCCATGGTCATCGCTGCCGCCGTGAAGGAGAGAATGGGAGGGCAGCCGTAG
- a CDS encoding ABC transporter ATP-binding protein, with protein MVRLSVNDLSFAYRDREVLSGITFSVDAGEVLGLVGPNGCGKTTLIRCVDGMLSPDGGRVMLDGRELRTMHRREVARAMAYVPQSAGNGTAATVFETVLMGRRPYLNWTVNRTDEEKVVAALDLLDLGDLALRKVAELSGGERQRVMIARALVQETGVILLDEPTSNLDVCHQMGVMEVLRGLAGEKRLAVVIALHDLNLAATYCHRLMVMKAGAVYGYGTPDEVLTEEMLREVYGIEAVVKRDLSAPYMVPVRPGHLREGA; from the coding sequence ATGGTGCGGCTCTCGGTCAATGATCTCTCGTTTGCCTACCGCGACCGGGAGGTGCTCTCCGGAATCACCTTCTCGGTGGACGCGGGCGAGGTCCTCGGGCTCGTGGGGCCGAACGGGTGCGGGAAGACGACGCTCATCCGGTGCGTCGACGGGATGCTCTCCCCCGACGGGGGGAGGGTGATGCTTGACGGGCGGGAGCTTCGCACGATGCACCGCCGCGAGGTCGCGCGGGCGATGGCCTACGTGCCGCAATCGGCCGGGAACGGGACCGCGGCGACGGTCTTCGAGACCGTCCTGATGGGGAGGCGGCCCTACCTGAACTGGACGGTGAACAGGACCGACGAGGAGAAGGTGGTTGCGGCGCTCGACCTCCTCGATCTCGGGGATCTCGCGCTCCGCAAAGTCGCCGAACTCTCGGGCGGGGAGCGCCAGCGGGTGATGATCGCCCGGGCGCTCGTGCAGGAAACCGGGGTGATCCTCCTCGACGAACCGACGAGCAACCTGGACGTCTGCCACCAGATGGGGGTCATGGAAGTCCTCCGCGGGCTTGCCGGGGAGAAGCGGCTCGCGGTCGTCATCGCGCTCCACGACCTGAATCTCGCCGCCACCTACTGCCACCGCCTCATGGTGATGAAGGCCGGGGCGGTCTACGGCTACGGGACGCCGGACGAGGTGCTCACCGAGGAGATGCTCAGGGAGGTCTACGGGATCGAGGCGGTGGTGAAACGGGACCTTTCGGCGCCATACATGGTCCCTGTCCGGCCGGGGCACCTGAGGGAGGGGGCGTGA
- a CDS encoding HEPN domain-containing protein: MVEKELVEAKRDLDSAKNSFCDSDFKWTIIKAYYSMFHTCKSLLFSAGYVEKSHECLIAAIEELFVEKGVLPAAVVSDLRRAKTAREAADYGLTYGEASANGTVHDAGEIFEIVSGYLAGEGFETPSP, translated from the coding sequence ATGGTCGAGAAGGAGTTAGTCGAAGCGAAACGAGATCTCGATTCGGCGAAGAACTCTTTCTGTGACTCGGACTTCAAGTGGACGATCATCAAGGCATACTATTCTATGTTCCACACCTGCAAATCGCTGCTCTTTAGCGCCGGTTACGTCGAGAAAAGCCACGAGTGCCTTATAGCCGCCATCGAAGAGCTATTCGTCGAAAAAGGTGTGCTCCCTGCTGCAGTTGTCTCCGACCTCCGGAGGGCGAAGACCGCACGGGAGGCCGCCGACTATGGTCTGACGTACGGTGAAGCCTCCGCAAACGGAACCGTGCACGATGCCGGGGAGATCTTCGAGATAGTCTCCGGTTATCTTGCAGGAGAGGGGTTCGAGACGCCTTCCCCGTGA